The sequence TTGCAGACGTAGCATAATCGATCGAATATTAGTAAATCTGAATGCACTGGAAGCCGGGGAAACCCGGCTTTTTTATTTTTCTCGAAAGCGGTCCAGATCTCCTCTCATCTCTTTATCATATTCTTCTTTCAATAAAGGATAGAACTCTTTCTTTAATTCGATCTTGTCGTTCAATACTAAGGAAAATAGATCTCGGACCAGATCTTCCTGGTCGAAGCCAGTAAAGATCCATTCGATCAATTCCAAGGCAAGATCCAGTCTTCCTTCTTCTTTGATCGTCCTTTGAAGGACTTCGACCACCTTCTTCCAGTCTCCCGCTTCCAAAAAGGACCTGAGCTCGATCGGCATACTTTGGAGTAGGACTTGTTTTTTTGCATTAGGAGTGAATAAGAACTCGGGTCGGTCGGGGGGAAGATGGGAGAGGATCGCCTTCTCCGCTTCTTGTTTGGAGGTGCCAAGCGCCTCGAGTGTGCGGCCCAAGACTTCTCCTAGAACGAAATCTTCGAGAGGATGAAAAGGAAATCCTGGTTTCTGAGCGTCTTGATCATTCATCTAATGTTAGAGTTCCTACAGCGCCACTGGCAGTCAAGCCGCGAGAGATCGACTGAAGTCGAATTTCAAAGCAGTAATGCGACATCCGATTATGGAAGTTCCCACATTTTTGGGAGAGAAAATTCCCTCTTGCCGGATTTCCGAAAATGTGATAGAGCGGATGCGGGCTTCTCCCACTAGGCGACCCACCTCCACCACCCGATGAGGGCGGGGGCCGCCCGCATTTTTCCTCCGACTAACAAACTATTAGGTGGCCCTCTTTTGTAACCGGAATTTCACAAATCCTTAGTACGATTGGGATCTTCTTCCTTTAATTTCTAAGTCTCTTTTCTAATTTGAAAAATAAGAAGCGCCCTCCCCTTTCCGGGGCATCCATAATCCAAATTCATATTCCGGACTGAACTCATGAGTTTTAGACAAAAAATATTCCTGATCCTGGGAGCAAGCCAACTTCTCTTAGTCCTGATCCTGGCCATCACCTTCATCCAAATGATCGACAGAGTGAAAAACGAGCCACAGGACAAGAGAGCTTTAGATCGTTCTCTCGAATTCAGGAAGGAACTTAGGCACAAAGAAGAGGTCATTCGTCTTCTTCTCAAAGAAATAGAAAGAAACCAAAAGACATTATCCATCTTAGAGAACGGTCTACACAATCGCGGCATCCTACAGGCCAATACCGATTATATAAAAAGCATCATGTCCCAGTATGGTCTCTCTATCTTTGAGATCCATGATAAGACCGGCCACGTATTCTTCCGCTTTCATAGACCTGCGGATTACGGAGACGATAAGTCAGGTCAGAAGATTGTCCAAGAAGCTCTGCAAGGAAGGATCGCTTCCACTTTGGAGATCGGACATAGCGGCTTAGGTCTCAGGGTTACCGCTCCTCTTCGAAGCGGAGGACTCATGATGGTAGGCCAGGTGGTCGATGATAAATTCATTCAAACCATCACAGGTTCCGAGGATATACATCTTGCGATCTTCGAAAAAGGAAAGTTGATCTCTTTTTCCGATCCTACGATTTCCAAATATCTTGGAGATCGCAAACCGGAGGACCTAAACGGGATCTCCCGATTCACATTCGAAGGAAAGCATTTTTATCTTACCCAAGTCCCATACGAAAACCAAGGCTTGAGCAATCTGAAACTAGACTTCCTACTCATGATCGACGAGACCGAACTCTACGAGTCGACTCGAAATCTTTGGTTGTATTGCGGCTTGATCGCACTCGCAGTCTTCGGAGGGATCCTGTTCGCTTCCTATAGATTCTCAAGGGACATCATCAATGCGGTGAAAGCCCTGAACTTCGCCATGAAGAATCCTGCCGAAGATGAATCCAAGATCGTGGATCTGAATCGCTCTGACGAGTTAGGCGAAATGGCGGAAGTATTCGTACAAATGAAAAAAGACCTTCTCGATCATCAAATGTTCTTGGAGAAGAAGGTAGAAGAAAAGACAAAGGAGTTACAAGAAACTCTAACAGATCTTCGCGCATTGAAAGAGAAGCAAGACGGGGATTATTATCTTACCTCCCTTCTTCTTCGCCCTCTTGCGACCCTGCACTATGACAGCGAGATTACTAAGATCCGTGGTATCCTAAAACAGAAGAAGACATTCGTTTTCAGAAAGAAAGAGGCCGATATCGGAGGAGACTTGGTCTCCATCAGCGAGATCGTTCTCTATGGGAAGAAGTATCTGGCCATCATGAACTCAGACGCGATGGGAAAGTCCATCCAAGGAGCAGGAGGGGCTCTCGTAATGGGAACCGTCTTCAAGGCCATCGTATCCCGTACTCAGATCTCTCGCACCAACCAGAAAAAGACTCCGGAAAAATGGCTGAAGGATTGCTATACAGAGTTACAAAATGTGTTCGTGACCTTCGACGGGACCATGCTTGTTTCCGCAATGCTCTGTCTATTGGATGAGGAAACAGGCGCTCTATATTCCATCAATGCCGAACACCCGAACATGGTTCTCTACAGAGACAAGAAGGCTTCTTTCGTGGATCCTGATTTCCCTTTAAGAAAGTTAGGATTTACCGAAAATACTTCCGAGCCCTTGGTCCGAGTGGACAAATTAGAAGCCGGAGATCAGATCTTTATCGGTTCGGACGGAAGGGACGATATTATCATTCAGGATCCGAATTCTCCCGAGCCTGCAATGAACGAGGATGAGAATCTATTCCTTAGATTCGTAGAACTCTCCGGTGGAAATCTGGAAGACTTGGAAAGACTTCTCTACAATGCGGGAGAAGTCTCCGACGACTTGAGTCTATTAAGTATCTCTTATAAAGAAGTGGAAACAGCCCCTCCTTCTTCCAAGACAGTACCCGAAGAGTACAATCGCCTTCTTCAGATCGGGATCAAAGAATACAAAAAGGGAAATACGGAGAA is a genomic window of Leptospira langatensis containing:
- a CDS encoding SpoIIE family protein phosphatase, which translates into the protein MSFRQKIFLILGASQLLLVLILAITFIQMIDRVKNEPQDKRALDRSLEFRKELRHKEEVIRLLLKEIERNQKTLSILENGLHNRGILQANTDYIKSIMSQYGLSIFEIHDKTGHVFFRFHRPADYGDDKSGQKIVQEALQGRIASTLEIGHSGLGLRVTAPLRSGGLMMVGQVVDDKFIQTITGSEDIHLAIFEKGKLISFSDPTISKYLGDRKPEDLNGISRFTFEGKHFYLTQVPYENQGLSNLKLDFLLMIDETELYESTRNLWLYCGLIALAVFGGILFASYRFSRDIINAVKALNFAMKNPAEDESKIVDLNRSDELGEMAEVFVQMKKDLLDHQMFLEKKVEEKTKELQETLTDLRALKEKQDGDYYLTSLLLRPLATLHYDSEITKIRGILKQKKTFVFRKKEADIGGDLVSISEIVLYGKKYLAIMNSDAMGKSIQGAGGALVMGTVFKAIVSRTQISRTNQKKTPEKWLKDCYTELQNVFVTFDGTMLVSAMLCLLDEETGALYSINAEHPNMVLYRDKKASFVDPDFPLRKLGFTENTSEPLVRVDKLEAGDQIFIGSDGRDDIIIQDPNSPEPAMNEDENLFLRFVELSGGNLEDLERLLYNAGEVSDDLSLLSISYKEVETAPPSSKTVPEEYNRLLQIGIKEYKKGNTEKTKDAFVQALAIDNSDPALYKQLARISINAKEFDQGAKYSEAYLAKIPFDNEYIFYLSYCLRKTKEYWKSLEFAEKLRSREPENIRNLKHLVALYRLTGQRMKFKNTMVVLKALLSSTDPETNNSSEPVLV